In Williamsia phyllosphaerae, the DNA window GGCGACTCCTCGGCCGCTTCTGACGATCCGGACTCGCCGCAGGGCTTCTTCGACCTGAAGTACCGGGGCGCGCGGTACTCCTTCGGGTACGGGGCCTGCCCCGACCTCGAGGACCGCGCGAAGATGGTCGCGCTGCTCGAGCCGGAGCGGATCGGTGTGGAGCTGTCCGAGGAGTTGCAGCTGCATCCCGAGCAGTCCACCGACGCCTTCGTCCTGCACCACCCCGAGGCCAAGTACTTCAACACGTAAGGCACCGTGAACCGATCTGATCTGCCGGTACCCGATCTCGGCCGGCAGGAGTTCGAGTTGCCGCGTGCCGTCCTGTGGGACATGGACGGCACGCTGCTCGACTCCGAGAAGCTGTGGGACGTCGCGATGGCCGAGCTCGCGGAGCGACTCGGCGTCACGATGACCGTCGAGCTGCGCCAGTCGACCCTCGGCAACTCGATGCAGGGGGCGATGACCAAGCTCTACGTCGCCGCGGGCACACCCGAGGCCGACCGTGACCTCGATGCGCAGGCGGAGTGGATCCGTGGCCGGGTGGCCGAGCTGTTCGCCGGCGGCATCCCGTGGCGTCCGGGCGCCGACGCGGCCCTCGACACCGTCGCGTCGCTGGGGATCCCGATGGTGTTGGTGACCAACACCGAGCGTGGCCTGACCGAACGTGCGCTGCCCACGATCGGCAAGCACCGCTTCGCGCACACGTTGTGCGGCGACGAGGTCGCCGAGGGCAAACCCGCCCCCGACCTGTATCTCGCGGCCGCCGCGGCGGTCGGTGCGACCCCGGCCCAGTGCCTGGCCGTGGAGGACTCACCGACCGGTACCGAGGCCGCGACGGCGGCGGGCTGCCCGGTGCTGGTCGTCCCGTCCGACGCCGAGGTCCCGCCGGGACCGGGCCGTACCTTCCGGGACGGGCTCGTGGGTCTCGACATCGCCGACGTCGTCACCGCCTGGCGCCCGATCGGGTCGTCCGGCGACGCCGTGGGACACTGATCCCTCGTGAAGACCTTCGACGAACTCTTTATCGAGCTCACCGACCGCGCCGCGACCCGCCCCGAGGGCAGTGGGACCGTCGCCGCACTCGACTCTGGGGTGCACACGCTGGGCAAGAAGATCATCGAGGAGGCCGGTGAGGTGTGGCTGGCCGCCGAGCACGAGCCCGACGAGTCACTCGCCGAGGAGATATCTCAATTGCTCTATTGGCTCCAGGTGATGATGATCAAGCGTGGCCTGACCCCGGCCGATGTGTACAAGCACCTCTGACCCTAAGGACCGATCCCCATGCTGCGGGTAGCTGTACCCAACAAAGGCGCGCTGTCCGACTCGGCCGCCGCGATGCTCGCCGAGGCGGGCTATCGACGTCGGACCGACGCCAAGGACCTGACCGTGCTCGACGCGGCCAACGACGTCGAGTTCTTCTTCCTCCGTCCCAAGGACATCGCGATCTACGTGGGCTCGGGTGAGCTCGACCTCGGCATCACCGGCCGCGACCTCGCCCTGGACTCCCTGGCCCCGGTTGTCGAACAGCTGTCCCTGGGCTTCGGAGGATCCACCTTCCGCTACGCCGGTCCGGCCGACCGCGAGATGTCGGCCGCCGACCTGGCCGGGTCGCGCATCGCCACCTCGTTCGCGAACATCGTGCGCGCCGACCTCGACTCCCGCGGCATCGACGCCGAGATCATCCGGCTCGACGGTGCGGTGGAGATCTCCATCCAGCTCGGCCTGGCCGACGCGATCGCCGACGTGGTCGGCTCGGGACGCACGCTGCGCCAACACAACCTGAAGGCGTTCGGCGATGTCATGTGCGCATCGGAGGCGGTTCTGGTCAGCGGCGCCGATGTCGAGCCGTCCCGTGCCGCCAAGCAGCTCATCGCCCGTGTGCAGGGCGTCGTGGTCGGTCAGCAGTACGTGATGATGGACTACGACTGCCGCAAGGACCTGCTCGATCGAGCGGTTGCCATCACCCCCGGTCTGGAGTCGCCGACGGTGGCGCCGATGGCCGACGACGACTGGGTGGCTGTGCGTGCGATGGTCCCGCGCAGCGGCCACCAGAACGTCATGGACGACCTGTCGGAGATGGGCGCCAAGGCGATCCTCGCCAGCGACATCCGGTCCTGCCGCTTCTGACCCCGGTCGAGCTCAGAGTCGGTTGAGCAACACCGTCTGGCTGGAGCGGCCGACCGGACCGGACTCGTCGAACAGATCGGCGGCGGTGTAGCCGAAGCCGGACGCTCCCACGGTGAGTTCCGCATCCACACCGAACCAGTCGCCGGTGGGCACGCGGTGCAGGTGGATCGTGGTGTCGGTGTTCATCCACGTCCACTCACGCGGCGAGAGCGTGCTGCCGAGCCCGTTGGCGATGTCGACGACGCAGCAGAACCGCGACAGCGGCGACGCGGTCTCGCCCTCGACGATGTCGATGCGGGGGCGCAGCCAGGTGAGTCCGGGTCGGCCTGCCGCCGGATCCGAGCGCTCGAAGTCAACCGATGCGATGAACCCGCTGCCCGCCCACCCCGTGGAGGTCCAGTCCGGCAGTTCGCCACCGCCACCGCCGTCGGCCGGGGTCGGTGGGGAGATCGACTCCCCGGCGAGCTCGGCGGTGTCCGACGTCGCGAGCAACCACGCGGTGGCACGCGCCGCCGTCCGATACCGGCCATCGGGTCCGAGGACGTCGAGCTCGGCCTGGATCTGCGAGATCTGCCTGCCCGGTCGGATCGTGATCGCGCGAGTCCTGTTCTCCGACAACCCGATCGCTCCCAGAATGTCGATCGTCACGCGGGACATGGACAGTCCGGGCGCGTGATCGACCGATTCGAGTGCGCGCATCAGCAGCGCCGACGGCGGGCCGCCGTGTTGGATCGTGTCGGTCCAGACACTCTCCGTGGCCGTGGCCGGGGCGAAGTGCTCGTATCCGTCGGTGGCACCGAGAGGCACGTAATAAGCCGCGCCGGTGGGCTCGGTCGAGCTCACGAGGCGAGGTAGTCCGCGGCGGAATCCTCGGCGGGCCGGCCGGGCCATCCCGGGTAGGCCGGGATCTCGCCGCCGAACTCCGGGCACCGGGCCTTGTGGTCGCACCACTGGCACATACGCGACTTCTTCGGCCGGAAATCCCCGGTGGCGCCGGCCTCGGTGATGGCCCGCCAGATCGCGGTGAGGGTGCCCGCGAATCGCTCGAGCTCGTCGCGGTCGGGTGTGTACCGGAGTTGCTGGCCGTCGGCCAGGTACATCAGCTGCAGGCGGGCCGGCACCACGCCGCGCAGTCGCAGGATGGCCAGCGCGTAGAACTTCATCTGGAACAGCGCGCGCGCCTCGAACAATTCGCTGGGGGAGCGACCGGTCTTGTAGTCGACCACCCGGACCTCACCCGTGGGTGCGACGTCGATCCGATCCACGAAGCCCCGCAATGCGACGTCGTCGGCCAGATCGACCTCGATGCGCAGCTCGCAGGACTCCGCCTCGAACGCGGTCGGATCCTCCATCTCGTAGTAGGTGGTGAGCAGCCGATGCGCCTCGGCGAGGAACGCCGGGACGTCGGTGTCGGGTACCAGCGCGCGCAGCGCGGGCTCCTTCTCACACAGCGTGTCCCACGCCGCGTCGACCAACACGTCGGCGGTGTCGGGGGTGCGCAGGTGCGCGGGCATGTCGAACAGGTTCTCCAGCGCGGAGTGCACGACGGTGCCCTTGACCTGCGCGGTGGTCGACGTCTCGGGAAATTTGTCGATGGCGCGGTATCGATAGAGCAGCGGACACTGCTTGAAATCGGCTGCGCGCGACGGCGACAGCGCGGGGCGTCGCGGTCCCTCCGGAACCGGATCGACCAGCGATGCGGGGTTGTTCTCGAACGTCGTACTCACACCTGGCAGGGTATGGCAGATGTACGACAGACCCGCGCAGGACGCGACCCGATGACCGTCTCCGCGAGTTTCGAACCCGGTGACCGTGTGCAGCTCACCGACACCAAGGGCCGCAAGTTCACCGTCCACCTCGAGGTGGGCAAGAGCTTCCACACCCATCACGGCGCCATCGCGCACGACGACCTGATCGGCGCGGACGAGGGCAGCATCGTCACCTCGACCGGCAACGCCCAGTACCTGGCGCTGCGCCCGCTGCTCACCGACTACGTCCTGTCGATGCCCCGTGGCGCACAGGTGATCTACCCCAAGGACGCCGCGCAGATCGTCGCGGAGGGCGATGTCCACCCCGGTGCGGTGGTGCTCGAGGCCGGCGCCGGTTCCGGCGCGCTGACCTGTTCCCTGCTGCGCGCGGTCGGTCCGACCGGTCGGGTGATCTCCTACGAGGTGCGCGACGACCATGCCGAACACGCGGTGCGCAACGTCGAGACGTTCTTCGGCGGACGCCCGGACAACTGGGACCTCGTCCTGGGCGACATCGTCGACTACGGCGCGACCGAGAACTCCCGCGCATCGGTGGACCGGGTGATCCTGGACATGCTCTCGCCCTGGGAGACCCTCGAGACCGTGTCCGCGGTGTTGCGCCCCGGCGGGGTCCTGATCGTCTATGTGGCGACCGTCACACAGTTGTCGCGCGTCGTCGAGGCCCTGCGTGAACTGCAGTGCTGGACCGAACCGCGCTCCTGGGAGTCACTGGTCCGAGAGTGGAACGTGGTCGGTCTCGCCGTCCGGCCGTCACACAAGATGCAAGGTCACACCGCGTTTCTGGTCTCCGCCCGCCGGCTCGCCGACGGCACCGTCACCCTGCGACCCCAGCGCAGGCCCAGCAAGGGTTGACGGTCGCCGACGCCGAAGCATCCGCCAGGGAACGGGCCGGTTGACGAGACGTCGACACCGAACGTCGCGCGGTGTGGGGCACAACGGCCGACACGCCGGTAACGTGAGGGAACGGTGAAACCATTGGTGTTCCGCCGGGGAGAGGAGTCAGCAATGACCGAATCTGACCGAGACAATGCCCGGGACGCGTCCGAGACCAGTACGCGTTCCACCGACTCGGGTGAGACCCCCGTGCCCGACACCGGCGGGCGAGGCCCGTTCGGACGCCCCGGCGACACGCCCGGGAGCAACGATTCACAGGCGCGCATCGACACCCTGACGGCGCGCAACACGAAGCTGTTGGAAACCCTCAAGGAGGCGCGGCAACAGCTCCTCGTGTTGCGCGAGGAGGTCGATCGACTCGGCCAGCCGCCGAGCGGCTACGGCGTGCTGCTGTCGACGTACGAGGACTCCACCGTCGACGTGTTCACCTCCGGCCGCAAGATGCGCCTGACGGTCTCGCCGAACATCGAGGTCGACTCCCTCAAGCGTGGGCAGACGGTGCGCCTCAACGAGGCCCTGACCATCGTCGAGGCTTGCGACTACGACCTTGTCGGTGAGATCAGCACCCTGCGCGAGGTTCTCGGGAACGGCGACCGCGCCCTGGTGGTCGGTCACGCCGACGAGGAGCGCGTCGTCTGGTTGGCCGAGCCGCTGACGGGTGAGGTCGACGGCGAGGACGGCAAACGTCGCAAGCTGCGGCCCGGCGACTCGTTGCTCGTCGACACCAAGGCCGGGTTCGCCTTCGAGCGTGTGCCCAAGGCCGAGGTCGAGGATCTCGTGCTCGAGGAGGTGCCCGACGTCGGGTACGAGGACATCGGTGGTCTCGGCCGCCAGATCGAGCAGATCCGCGATGCGGTCGAGCTCCCGTTCCTGCACAAGGACCTCTTCCGCGATTACGACCTGCGTCCGCCCAAGGGTGTCCTGCTCTACGGTCCTCCCGGCTGCGGCAAGACGCTGATCGCCAAGGCGGTCGCGAACTCGCTGGCCAAGAAGATCGCGTTGGCCCGCGGCGACGACGCCCGCGAGGCGAAGTCGTACTTCCTCAACATCAAGGGTCCCGAGCTGCTCAACAAGTTCGTCGGCGAGACCGAGCGGCACATCCGCCTGATCTTCCAACGAGCCCGTGAGAAGGCCTCCGAGGGCACCCCGGTGATCGTGTTCTTCGACGAGATGGACTCGATCTTCCGCACCCGCGGATCGGGTGTCTCCTCCGATGTGGAGACCACGGTCGTCCCGCAGCTGCTCAGCGAGATCGACGGCGTCGAGGGACTCGAGAACGTCATCGTCATCGGTGCGTCCAACCGCGAGGACATGATCGACCCCGCGATCCTGCGTCCCGGCCGTCTCGACGTGAAGATCAAGATCGAGCGTCCCGACGCCGAGTCGGCGATCGACATCTTCTCGAAGTACCTCGTCGACACCCTGCCGATCCACACCGACGACATCGACGAGTTCGGTGGTGATCGCGCCGCGTGCGTCGCGGGGATGATCGAGCGCGTGGTGGAGAAGATGTACGCCGAGAACGAGGACAACCGGTTCCTGGAGGTCACCTACGCCAACGGCGACAAGGAGATCATGTACTTCAAGGACTTCAACTCCGGTGCGATGATCCAGAACGTCGTCGACCGGTCGAAGAAGTACGCGATCAAGTCGCAGCTCGAGACCGGCACACCGGGCCTGCGGGTGCAGCATCTCTTCGACTCCATCCTCGACGAGTTCGCCGAGAACGAAGATCTGCCCAACACCACCAATCCCGATGACTGGGCCCGTATCTCGGGCAAGAAGGGCGAGCGGATCGTGTACATCCGTACGCTTGTCACCGGCAAGAGCGCAGGCGCGAGCCGCGCCATCGACACCGAGACGAACACCGGCCAGTATCTGTAGCCGCCGTCGTGTCCGCCACCGAGTGGGTCGTGAAGGCCCACTCGGTGGTGGCACTAGGCTTTGGTGATGCAGCGAATCATCGGCACCGAGGTCGAGTACGGGATCTCCGCGCCCAACGATCCGAGCGCCAACCCGATCATGACGTCCACGCAGGCCGTGCTGGCCTACGCGGCCGCCGCGGGCGTCCCGCGGGCCAAGCGCACCCGGTGGGATTACGAGGTCGAGTCACCCCTGCGTGATGCCCGCGGGTTCGACTTCAGCCGTGGGTCCGGACCGGCGCCGATCATCGACGCCGACGAGGTCGGTGCGGCGAACATGATCCTGACCAACGGGGCCCGTCTGTACGTCGACCACGCCCACCCCGAGTATTCCGCGCCCGAGGTCACCGATCCGATGGACGCGGTGATCTGGGACAAGGCGGGCGAGCGCGTGATGGAGGCGGCCGCACGACACGTGGCGAGCGTCCCCGGAGCCCCGAAACTCCAGCTCTACAAGAACAACATCGACGGCAAGGGCGCCTCCTACGGCACCCACGAGAACTACCTGATGGCCCGGGAGACCCCGTTCGCGTCGGTCATCACCGGTCTCACACCGTTTTTCGCGTCCCGGCAGGTGTTCACCGGTTCCGGTCGGGTGGGTATCGGCCAGTCCGGTGACGAGCCCGGTTTCCAGCTGTCGCAGCGAGCGGACTACATCGAGGTCGAGGTCGGCCTCGAGACCACCCTCAAGCGCGGCATCATCAACACGCGCGACGAGCCGCACGCCGACCCCGACCGCTACCGGCGTCTGCACGTCATCATCGGTGACGCGAACCTGGCCGAGACCTCGACCTACCTCAAGGTCGGCACCACCTCGTTGGTGCTCGACCTGATCGAGGCCGGTGTCGACCTGTCCGACCTCGAACTGGCCCGTCCGGTACACGCGGTCCACGTCATCAGCCACGATCCCGGGCTGACCGCGACCGTGGCGCTCGCCGACGGTCGTGAGATGACCGCCATTGCGCTGCAACGGATCTACCACGAGAGGTGTGCCCGCTTCCACGCCGAGAACCACGGCGACGACGCCCGCGCCAAGCATGTGCTCGACACCTGGGCCGACATCCTGGACCGTCTCGACCGCGACCCGATGGAGTGCTCGGACCTGCTCGACTGGCCGGCCAAGCTGCGGCTGCTCGAGGGCTTCCGGCAACGCGAGAACCTGGGCTGGTCGGCACCGCGTCTGCAGCTGGTCGACCTGCAGTACTCCGACGTCCGCCTCGACAAGGGTCTGTACAACCGTCTCGTCGCGCGCGGTTCGATGCAGCGTCTGACCACCGAGGCCCAGGTCATGGAGGCCGTCGGCACCCCGCCGGAGAACACTCGTGCGTACTTCCGCGGCGAGTGCCTGCGCCGCTTCGGTGCCGACATCGCGGCGGCGAGTTGGGACTCGGTGATCTTCGATCTGGGCGGCGACTCGCTGGTGCGGATCCCCACCCTCGAGCCGCTGCGTGGCAGTCGCGCCCACGTCGGCGCTCTCCTCGATTCGGTCAACTCGGCCGCCGAACTCGTCGACCAACTGACCAACTGAGGTCGTATCCGACACCCTCGACCGGCGCCACGGTGCGCGACCCGTTCACAACCCCGTCCCGGTAGGGTGTTCATACGGAGCTCCTGCTGTTGCACCAGTGGGGGATCGCAGGCTCAAGGAGGCAGCAATGGCGCAGGAACAGACACGGCGAAGTGGCGGCGGGGACGACGATTCCGGTTCGGGCCCCGACTCGGGTGCCGGTCAGGAACGTCGCGAGAAGCTGGCCGACGACACCGATGACCTGCTCGACGAGATCGACGACGTGCTCGAGGAGAATGCCGAGGACTTCGTGCGCGCGTACGTGCAGAAAGGCGGCCAGTGAGCGACCAGGTCAACTCGCTCGGCCGGGACCTCTCGTCGTTCTCGGACTATCTCCGACAGAACGCTCCGGAGTTGTTGCCGGACAAGGCATTCGCCAACGTGACGGGTAGCGATTCCATCCCGCACGGCACCACCATCGTCGCGGTGAACTACCCCGGCGGAGTTCTCATCGCCGGTGACCGTCGCGCCACCGCAGGCAACATGATCGCCAGCCGGGACATCCGCAAGGTGTTCGTCACCGACGAGTACTCGGCCGCGGGCATCGCGGGGACCGCAGGCATCGCCGTCGAGATGGTCCGACTGTTCGCGGTGGAGCTGGAGCACTACGAGAAGCTCGAGGGCGTCCCGCTCACGCTGGACGGCAAGGTCAACCGGCTCGCCGGCATGGTCCGGGCCAACCTCGGAGCGGCCATGCAGGGACTGGCCGCCATCCCCATGCTCGTGGGGTACGACCACGACGGCGCCGACCCGGACCGCAGCGGTCGAATCTTCTCGTTCGACGTCGCCGGCGACCGGCACGAAGAGTTCGGCGGCTTCCAGGCCATCGGCTCCGGTTCGGTCTTCGCCAAGTCCGCACTCAAGAAGCTGTACCGACCCGACCTCGACGCGACGTCCGCGTTGGGCATCGCGGTCGAGTCCCTCTGGGACGCGGCCGACGACGACTCCGCCACCGGCGGTCCGGACATGGTCCGCCGTATCTACCCCACGGCGGTCACCATCGGCGCCGACGGTGCGATCGAGGTCGACCGTTCCGAGATCGAGACCGCCGCCCGTGCGGTCATCGACGCCCGTTCCGCGCAGTATCAGGACAACCGGGGCGACACCGCACCAGGAGCGCACGCATGACGTTTCCGTACTACGCCAGTGCCGAGCAGATCATGCGCGACCGGTCGGACCTGGCGCGCAAGGGAATCGCCCGCGGACGCAGCGTCATCGTGCTGACCTACCCGGGCGGCGTGCTGTTCGTCGCCGAGAACCCGTCGAACACCCTGCGCAAGGTCAGTGAGATCTACGACCGCATCGGTTTCGCGGCCGTCGGCAAGTACAACGAATTCGAGAACCTGCGCAAGGCCGGGATCCAGCACGCCGACATGCGGGGGTACAGCTACGACCGCGCCGACGTCAGCGGGTTGTCGCTGGCCAACGCCTACGCGGGCACGCTGGGCGCGGTGTTCACCGAGCAGCCCAAGCCCTACGAGGTGGAGTTGTGCGTCGCCGAGGTGGCCCGCGCCGGCAGCTCGAAGAGTTCGCAGCTCTACCGCATCACCTACGACGGCTCGATCAACGACGAGACCCGATTCCTGGTCATGGGCGGTGCCAACGAGTCCATCTCCACCGCGATGAAGGAGAGCTACGACCCCGAGGCCGATCTGGGCAGTGCCCTGGCCGGCGCGGTGGCTGCTCTGGGAACTCCGGCGGCACCGGCGAACGGCACCGCGACGACGTCGACACCGGCCGAGCCGCGGGTTCTGACGCCGGGTGATCTCGAGGTCGCTGTGCTCGATCGTGAGCGACCGCGACGGGCGTTCCGGCGGCTCAGCGCGGAGGTCGTGGCGAGCTACCTGCCCGCACCGGATCCGTCCGTCGTGGAGCCGACCGCCGAGGGCGACGCACACAGCACCGACTGATCGTCGGTTCACCTCGTCCGCGCGGCGGCGCTTGCCGACCGCGATCCGCCCACACCGGTAGGGTCGATGAGGTGGAACGACGAATCATGGGCATCGAAACCGAGTTCGGGGTGACCTGCACCTTTCACGGACACCGGCGCCTGAGTCCCGACGAAGTCGCGCGCTATCTGTTCCGGCGGGTGGTGTCGTGGGGTCGATCATCGAATGTGTTCCTGCAGAACGGGGCACGGCTCTACCTCGACGTCGGATCGCACCCGGAGTACGCGACCGCCGAGTGCGACAGCCTCGTGCAGCTGATCAACCACGACCGCGCGGGCGAGCTCGTGTTGGAGGAGCTGTTGATCGACGCCGAGCGGCGTCTCGCCGACGAGGGCATCGGCGGTGACATCTACCTGTTCAAGAACAACACCGACTCCGCGGGCAACTCCTACGGCTGCCACGAGAACTACCTCGTCGTGCGGGCGGGGGAGTTCTCCCGGATCTCCGACGTGCTGCTGCCGTTCCTCGTCACACGCCAGCTGATCTGCGGTGCGGGCAAGGTGCTGCAGACCCCGAAGGCCGCCACCTACTGCCTGTCGCAGCGCGCCGAGCACATCTGGGAGGGCGTCTCCTCCGCGACCACCCGGTCGCGGCCGATCATCAACACCCGCGACGAGCCGCACGCCGACGCCGAGAAGTACCGGCGTCTGCACGTCATCGTCGGCGACTCGAACATGGCCGAGACCACCACCATGCTCAAGGTGGGCACCGCGGCCCTGGTCCTCGAGATGATCGAGGCCGGTGTCGCGTTCCGGGACTTCGCCCTCGACAACCCGATCCGCGCGATCCGCGAGGTCAGCCACGACACCACCGGGCGCCGTCCGGTGCGCCTGGCCGGCGGCAGGCAGGCCAGCGCCCTCGACATCCAGCGCGAGTACCACGCACGCGCCGTCGAGCACCTGCGCAATCGCAAGCCCGACCCGGAGATGGACCGTGTGGTCGACCTGTGGGGCCGCACCCTCGACGCGGTCGAGTCCCAGAACTTCTCCGACGTGGACACCGAGATCGACTGGGTCATCAAGCGCAAGCTCTTCCAGCGCTACATCGACCGGTACGACATGGACATGTCGGATCCGAAGATCGCGCAGCTCGACCTGGCGTTCCATGACATCAAACGCGGACGCGGCGTCTTCGACCTGCTCTCCCGGAAGGGACTCGTTGCGCGCGTCACGACCGACGAGGCGATCGCGGCCGCGGTCGACGAGCCGCCGCAGACCACCCGCGCGAAACTGCGCGGGGATTTCATCTCGGCCGCACAGAAGGCCGGTCGAGACTTCACCGTCGACTGGGTGCACCTCAAGCTGAACGATCAGGCGCAGCGCACCGTGCTGTGCAAGGACCCCTTCCGCAACGTCGATGAGCGCGTCGATCGCCTGATCGCCTCGATGTAGCCCCTCGACCACTAGGCTTCTCCTCCGTGGCAACCTCCAAAGTCGAACGGCTGATGAACCTCGTCATCTGCCTGCTGTCGACACGGCAGTTCCTGTCCGCCGAGCAGATCCGCAAGAGCGTGGCCGGCTACAGCGACTCACCGTCCGACGACGCCTTCAACCGGATGTTCGAGCGTGACAAGGGCGAACTCCGCGACCTCGGCATCCCGTTGGAGACCGGACGCGCGTCGGGGATGGTCCCGGTGGACGGCTACCGGATCAACCGGGACGCCTACGAGCTGCCCGACATCGATCTCGATCAGGCCGAGGCGGCAGCGGTCACCATGGCCGCCGCGCTGTGGGACACCCCCGAGCTGGCCGCGACGGCGCACACCGCGCTGCTCAAGCTGCGCGCCGGTGGCGTCGACCTCGCGTCGGACTCCGAACTCGACGTCGGGGTGCACACCGCCACCCCACGATCGATGGGTTCGGAGTCGGTTCTGGGCTCGGTGTTGGCCGCGGTCGATCACGGCCGGGCGGTGACGTTCGGGTACCGGCCCACCCCGATCCGCCCGTTCACCCCGCGCAGCCTGGAGCCGTGGGGCGTCGTGACGTTCCGAGGCCGGTGGTACGTGGTCGGACACGACCGGGACCG includes these proteins:
- a CDS encoding helix-turn-helix transcriptional regulator, with product MATSKVERLMNLVICLLSTRQFLSAEQIRKSVAGYSDSPSDDAFNRMFERDKGELRDLGIPLETGRASGMVPVDGYRINRDAYELPDIDLDQAEAAAVTMAAALWDTPELAATAHTALLKLRAGGVDLASDSELDVGVHTATPRSMGSESVLGSVLAAVDHGRAVTFGYRPTPIRPFTPRSLEPWGVVTFRGRWYVVGHDRDRDDVRTFRLSRIGGDVREFDVDTPAQRPADLDLQQIVANAVGYVDSPDSAQSAKVWIAEGRAEGLRRSARTLTDHERDGRRGSIAEFSQWSVDGLARRVLGAGADAVVLEPDELRDRVIGELRALAVPR
- the pafA gene encoding Pup--protein ligase is translated as MERRIMGIETEFGVTCTFHGHRRLSPDEVARYLFRRVVSWGRSSNVFLQNGARLYLDVGSHPEYATAECDSLVQLINHDRAGELVLEELLIDAERRLADEGIGGDIYLFKNNTDSAGNSYGCHENYLVVRAGEFSRISDVLLPFLVTRQLICGAGKVLQTPKAATYCLSQRAEHIWEGVSSATTRSRPIINTRDEPHADAEKYRRLHVIVGDSNMAETTTMLKVGTAALVLEMIEAGVAFRDFALDNPIRAIREVSHDTTGRRPVRLAGGRQASALDIQREYHARAVEHLRNRKPDPEMDRVVDLWGRTLDAVESQNFSDVDTEIDWVIKRKLFQRYIDRYDMDMSDPKIAQLDLAFHDIKRGRGVFDLLSRKGLVARVTTDEAIAAAVDEPPQTTRAKLRGDFISAAQKAGRDFTVDWVHLKLNDQAQRTVLCKDPFRNVDERVDRLIASM